One window of Psychrobacillus sp. FSL H8-0483 genomic DNA carries:
- the hmpA gene encoding NO-inducible flavohemoprotein, protein MLSQQTIDIVKSTAPVLEIHGVAITTTFYKNMFEAHPELLNIFNHANQAQGRQQTALANAVYAAAVHIDNLAAIIPAVKQIGHKHVSLGIKPEHYPIVGEHLLGAIKEVLGDAATDDIINAWAEAYGVIANAFIGIEEEMYLAAESKQGGWRFFKDFTVVHKEKESDNITSFYLKPADGNMLPTYEPGQFITIRVSVPGEEYLLNRQYSLSKASDVETFRISVKKEDENDPAGKVSVHLHNNVNVGDTVELTAPAGDFILDPEKTTPVTFISGGVGITPMMSMFETIAKNQPSRKVSFIYSARNESLHPFDKDIRFLMETMEDAKYVPLYSDTEDGFITKDVLATHAIQSGDVYVCGPVGFMEAMINHLLELGFANEQIHYEFFGPAMQLELV, encoded by the coding sequence ATGTTATCTCAACAAACAATTGATATCGTAAAATCTACAGCGCCTGTTTTAGAAATTCACGGAGTTGCTATTACAACTACTTTCTATAAAAATATGTTCGAAGCACATCCAGAACTATTAAATATATTTAATCATGCAAACCAAGCACAAGGACGTCAACAAACTGCTCTTGCGAATGCAGTATATGCAGCAGCAGTGCACATCGATAATCTAGCTGCAATCATTCCAGCGGTAAAACAAATCGGTCACAAACACGTAAGTCTTGGTATTAAACCAGAACACTATCCAATCGTTGGTGAACACTTACTTGGTGCAATTAAAGAAGTACTTGGCGATGCTGCAACAGACGATATTATCAATGCATGGGCAGAAGCTTATGGAGTAATCGCCAATGCATTCATCGGTATTGAGGAAGAAATGTACCTAGCAGCCGAATCAAAACAAGGTGGCTGGAGATTCTTTAAAGATTTCACTGTTGTCCATAAAGAAAAAGAAAGTGACAATATTACTTCTTTCTACTTAAAACCTGCAGATGGAAACATGCTACCTACTTATGAACCTGGTCAATTCATTACAATTCGAGTAAGCGTTCCAGGTGAAGAGTATTTACTAAACAGACAATATAGCTTATCAAAAGCTTCAGATGTAGAAACTTTCCGTATTTCGGTGAAAAAAGAAGATGAAAATGATCCAGCAGGAAAAGTTTCGGTTCACTTACACAACAATGTAAACGTGGGAGATACAGTAGAGCTTACTGCACCAGCTGGAGATTTCATTTTAGATCCAGAGAAAACAACTCCTGTAACATTTATAAGTGGTGGGGTTGGAATCACTCCTATGATGAGTATGTTCGAAACTATCGCGAAAAACCAACCTTCTCGAAAAGTTTCTTTCATTTATAGTGCACGTAACGAGAGCCTACATCCATTTGACAAAGATATTCGTTTTTTAATGGAAACAATGGAAGATGCAAAATATGTGCCGCTTTACTCAGATACTGAAGATGGATTTATTACAAAAGATGTATTAGCTACTCATGCCATTCAAAGTGGAGATGTATACGTTTGTGGACCAGTTGGGTTTATGGAAGCAATGATTAATCATTTACTAGAACTAGGCTTTGCAAATGAACAAATTCACTACGAATTCTTCGGTCCTGCCATGCAATTAGAGTTAGTTTAA
- a CDS encoding GNAT family N-acetyltransferase — protein sequence MSEIFTMSKHFESKYIPLSTFFKQSTSKELTLTYDEIEAIIGHVLPNAAYLSSSWWKKTKPPALHYFAWVDHGYSIKDVTLGKSVLFHSVLHEKDERITDENNQQDILVIREAEHEDARAFITLQETIFAETDFMLFGKSDIQLTVQSIRKSMTSWKNSQNSILLLAIMNGQFAGYVKFIGGPAPRALHRASVVIGVKQQFAKKGIASSLMIHGEKWAKEVGISKLELTVIKENINAQKLYKKLGFENEGIRKNALVINDQIVDEFYMGKQI from the coding sequence ATGAGTGAAATATTCACAATGTCCAAACACTTCGAGAGCAAATACATACCCCTTTCTACTTTTTTTAAACAATCTACATCTAAAGAACTTACTTTAACCTATGATGAAATTGAGGCAATTATAGGACATGTTTTACCAAATGCTGCATACTTGAGCAGTAGTTGGTGGAAAAAAACAAAACCACCTGCTCTCCATTACTTTGCATGGGTAGATCATGGATATTCTATTAAGGATGTTACTTTAGGTAAATCTGTTCTTTTCCATAGTGTCTTACATGAGAAAGATGAACGAATTACGGATGAAAACAATCAACAGGATATTCTAGTTATTCGAGAAGCTGAACATGAAGATGCTCGCGCTTTTATTACCTTACAAGAAACAATTTTTGCCGAGACGGACTTTATGCTGTTTGGGAAGTCTGATATTCAACTAACCGTTCAAAGCATCCGAAAAAGTATGACTTCATGGAAAAACTCTCAAAACTCTATTTTACTTTTAGCTATAATGAATGGACAGTTTGCTGGTTACGTTAAGTTCATAGGAGGACCAGCTCCTCGCGCTTTGCATAGAGCCTCGGTAGTCATTGGTGTAAAACAACAGTTTGCTAAAAAAGGCATCGCTTCTTCCCTCATGATTCATGGAGAGAAATGGGCAAAAGAAGTGGGAATTTCAAAGCTAGAACTTACCGTGATTAAAGAGAATATCAATGCCCAAAAGCTCTATAAAAAACTGGGCTTTGAAAACGAGGGCATAAGAAAGAATGCACTTGTTATAAATGATCAAATTGTTGATGAATTTTACATGGGAAAACAAATCTAA
- a CDS encoding DNA-3-methyladenine glycosylase, with the protein MKPIDMSFFHQPTLELAGNLIGKYIVHEHTSGLLIGKIVETEAYMGAEDRAAHSFGNRRTKRTEVMFGEPGLIYTYQMHTHTLINVVSGVVGTPNAILIRAVEPIEGLELMKEFRNNLPTKQWTNGPGKLTKAMAISMEYYGKCWSEKPLYIAEGEQVTSISTGPRIGIENSGEAVHYPYRYWETNNTYVSKTR; encoded by the coding sequence GTGAAACCTATTGATATGTCCTTTTTTCATCAACCAACGTTAGAGCTTGCAGGAAATTTAATCGGAAAGTACATAGTGCACGAACATACCAGTGGCTTACTAATCGGAAAAATCGTAGAAACAGAAGCGTATATGGGGGCGGAGGATAGAGCAGCACATAGCTTTGGAAACAGGAGAACCAAACGTACAGAAGTAATGTTTGGAGAGCCTGGACTTATTTACACTTATCAAATGCATACGCATACGCTCATTAACGTCGTATCTGGTGTAGTTGGGACCCCAAATGCCATTTTAATACGAGCAGTAGAACCAATAGAAGGACTAGAGCTAATGAAAGAGTTCCGCAATAATCTACCCACGAAACAGTGGACAAACGGACCTGGAAAACTAACAAAAGCGATGGCAATCTCGATGGAGTACTATGGTAAGTGTTGGAGTGAAAAGCCATTGTACATTGCAGAAGGTGAGCAAGTTACATCGATTTCAACTGGTCCAAGAATAGGCATCGAGAACAGTGGTGAGGCAGTGCACTATCCTTATAGATACTGGGAAACTAATAACACATATGTATCGAAAACAAGGTGA
- a CDS encoding acetyl-CoA hydrolase/transferase C-terminal domain-containing protein, producing MKNKQLTDKQLIEFIPKDADIILPLANGEPHKLLDILEEHADELTNVKIHQLLALQSRNYIEGAFPGKLKHISYFLGGATRKMFHQGMLDLVPNHFHEVPRILKSSTNLSMIMAVASPMDEFGYFSLGTQADIVSEFIGSVPFILEVNKHMPRTFGENQIHISQIAGFVENNRPLLQDIAAPIEEKDIKIAEFVTETIQNGDTLQIGIGSIPNAVVSLLKDHRHLGIHTEMFVDGIVELVEAGAIDGTHKFTNKGKIIATFAFGSNKLYNFLHNNPAVEFLPVSIVNDPREIAKEERIVSINATTEVDLFGQCASETVAGKYYSSSGGQADFARGVRFAKEGKGFVCMTSTAKNDELSRIKLSLTPGSVVTTSKNDVDMIVTEYGVAKMFGKPISERAKQLISIAHPKFREELTFEAKKMGFI from the coding sequence ATGAAAAACAAACAACTAACAGATAAGCAACTAATAGAATTCATTCCAAAAGATGCTGATATAATTCTCCCATTAGCAAACGGAGAACCACATAAATTATTAGATATTTTAGAGGAACATGCCGATGAATTAACTAATGTGAAGATACACCAACTATTAGCGTTACAATCTAGAAATTATATAGAAGGCGCATTCCCTGGAAAACTCAAGCATATTTCATATTTTTTAGGTGGGGCTACGAGAAAAATGTTCCATCAGGGGATGCTTGATCTTGTTCCCAACCATTTTCATGAAGTGCCGAGAATCTTGAAGAGCTCTACGAATCTTTCGATGATTATGGCGGTTGCGTCGCCAATGGACGAATTTGGCTATTTTTCATTGGGAACACAGGCGGACATCGTAAGTGAATTTATTGGATCGGTTCCCTTTATATTAGAAGTAAATAAGCATATGCCTCGGACTTTTGGGGAAAACCAAATTCACATTAGTCAAATCGCTGGTTTTGTAGAAAATAATCGTCCTTTATTGCAAGATATTGCAGCACCAATTGAAGAAAAGGATATCAAGATTGCAGAATTTGTGACAGAGACCATTCAAAATGGTGATACGTTGCAGATTGGGATAGGTTCAATACCAAATGCAGTAGTTAGTTTACTAAAAGATCATCGACACTTAGGTATTCACACAGAAATGTTTGTTGATGGAATCGTGGAGCTAGTAGAAGCTGGTGCTATTGACGGAACACATAAGTTTACTAATAAAGGAAAAATTATTGCAACGTTCGCTTTCGGATCCAACAAGCTTTATAACTTTTTGCATAATAATCCGGCAGTGGAGTTTTTACCAGTAAGTATAGTCAATGACCCACGTGAAATTGCCAAGGAAGAACGCATTGTTTCGATTAATGCTACAACAGAAGTGGATTTGTTTGGACAATGTGCATCTGAAACAGTAGCTGGAAAGTATTATTCTTCTTCTGGTGGACAAGCAGACTTTGCTCGTGGAGTGCGGTTTGCAAAAGAAGGGAAGGGCTTTGTTTGTATGACGTCTACAGCTAAAAATGATGAACTCTCCCGTATTAAGCTAAGCCTTACACCTGGTTCAGTTGTAACGACTTCTAAAAATGACGTTGATATGATTGTAACAGAGTATGGTGTGGCCAAAATGTTTGGGAAACCAATTTCTGAGCGTGCTAAGCAGCTTATATCTATTGCACATCCAAAATTCCGAGAAGAGCTTACATTCGAAGCGAAGAAAATGGGGTTTATTTAA
- a CDS encoding DNA topology modulation protein — translation MEQLKHKRILIIGSSGAGKSTLSTKLAEKWNLPLVHLDALFWNAGWVPTPKPEFLKKIKMTLEEDEWIMDGNFDSTLELRAKYADLIIFLDFPKVLCMYRILKRAWVHRGKTRPDMAPGCNEKIDMEFVKWVWRFPKDVRPGTLKILRETKQVDICILQNPKEVKAFLDTAPTIQTGKI, via the coding sequence TTGGAGCAACTGAAACATAAACGAATACTAATTATCGGTTCAAGTGGTGCTGGAAAGTCTACTTTATCAACAAAGCTTGCGGAAAAGTGGAATTTACCTCTCGTCCATTTAGATGCGCTTTTTTGGAACGCAGGATGGGTTCCTACTCCGAAGCCTGAGTTTCTGAAAAAAATTAAAATGACACTAGAAGAAGATGAGTGGATCATGGATGGGAACTTTGACTCTACTTTAGAATTAAGAGCGAAATACGCTGATTTAATAATCTTTCTAGACTTCCCAAAAGTCCTCTGTATGTATCGCATTTTAAAAAGAGCATGGGTTCACAGAGGAAAAACTCGTCCTGATATGGCACCAGGCTGTAATGAAAAAATAGACATGGAGTTTGTCAAATGGGTGTGGCGTTTTCCAAAGGATGTCCGTCCTGGTACATTAAAAATATTAAGAGAAACAAAACAAGTTGATATATGCATATTGCAAAATCCAAAGGAAGTAAAAGCTTTTCTAGATACTGCGCCAACGATTCAAACTGGGAAAATCTAA
- a CDS encoding MFS transporter yields the protein MTTVKQQKPLSKNKLLGIAGLAWMFDAMDVGILSFVIAALAVEWNLTPGEMGWIGSVNSIGMAVGALVFGVFADKVGRKKVFMITLLMFSIASGLSALTTTLLAFLILRFFVGMGLGGELPVASTLVSESVEAKERGRVVVLLESFWAAGWLASALIAYFIIPDYGWRIALLITALPAFYAIYLRIKLPDSPQYTSKKTESRSILQNIKEVWSKKYAKRTFMLWIVWFTVVFSYYGMFLWLPSVMVIKGFTLIKSFEYVLIMTLAQLPGYFSAAWLIEKAGRKFVLVTYLLGTAASAFVFGSAESTTLLLISGMLLSFFNLGAWGALYAYSPEQYPTVIRATGSGMAASVGRIGGILGPLLVGSLVTAGYEIGWIFGIFCIAIVIGVLAVLLLGTETKQVELE from the coding sequence ATGACAACAGTGAAGCAACAAAAACCACTATCAAAAAATAAATTACTTGGAATTGCTGGTCTTGCATGGATGTTTGATGCGATGGATGTTGGTATTCTTTCATTCGTTATCGCCGCACTTGCGGTAGAGTGGAACTTAACGCCAGGAGAGATGGGGTGGATAGGTAGTGTTAACTCTATTGGGATGGCAGTTGGTGCTCTAGTATTTGGCGTTTTTGCTGACAAAGTAGGACGTAAAAAAGTATTTATGATTACATTATTAATGTTCTCGATTGCAAGTGGATTATCTGCTCTTACCACTACCTTATTGGCATTTTTAATTTTACGATTTTTCGTTGGTATGGGGCTTGGTGGGGAACTGCCAGTTGCATCTACTCTAGTATCTGAGAGTGTGGAAGCAAAAGAAAGAGGACGTGTAGTTGTATTACTAGAAAGTTTCTGGGCAGCTGGTTGGTTAGCTTCCGCGCTTATTGCATACTTTATCATTCCGGATTACGGCTGGAGAATCGCTTTACTTATTACTGCTTTACCTGCTTTTTACGCAATCTATTTGCGTATAAAACTGCCAGATTCACCGCAATACACTTCCAAAAAAACAGAATCTAGATCGATTCTTCAAAATATAAAAGAAGTTTGGTCCAAAAAATATGCAAAACGAACGTTTATGCTTTGGATTGTTTGGTTTACGGTTGTATTTTCTTACTATGGAATGTTCTTATGGTTGCCGAGTGTTATGGTGATAAAAGGATTTACACTTATTAAAAGCTTTGAATACGTGTTAATTATGACACTAGCTCAATTGCCAGGTTACTTCTCTGCTGCTTGGTTAATCGAAAAAGCGGGAAGAAAATTTGTGTTAGTTACGTATTTACTTGGTACTGCAGCAAGTGCCTTTGTATTTGGGTCTGCAGAATCAACTACATTGCTCCTGATTTCTGGTATGCTTCTTTCATTCTTTAATTTAGGAGCTTGGGGAGCTTTATATGCATATTCGCCAGAACAGTATCCAACTGTTATTCGTGCAACAGGCTCAGGAATGGCTGCTTCTGTCGGGCGTATTGGAGGGATTCTTGGACCATTATTAGTTGGTTCACTTGTTACTGCAGGATATGAAATTGGATGGATTTTCGGGATTTTCTGTATTGCCATTGTCATTGGAGTGTTAGCAGTATTACTCCTTGGTACAGAAACGAAACAAGTTGAATTAGAATAA
- the thrC gene encoding threonine synthase — MAWQGLIEQYKEYLPVTEKTPKLSLLEGNTPLIKLDNLSKELGIELYGKVEGANPTGSFKDRGMVFAVAKAIEEGSECVICASTGNTSAAAAAYAARAGIKSIVVIPKGKVALGKLAQACMYGSKIIEIDGNFDDALQIVRNVSETTPVSLVNSVNPYRIEGQKTAAFEIVDALGSSPDFLCIPVGNAGNISAYWKGFKEYNEVKQSGLPKMFGFEAEGSAAIVQGAPIANPETVATAIRIGNPASWSLAEAARDESGGIIDSVTDEEILNAYQLIASREGIFVEPGSAASLAGVIKSVNGGKIPAGSKVVTVFTGNGLKDPDTAMQVSTVDLVSLQNDEEAIRQYIEGIL; from the coding sequence ATGGCTTGGCAAGGACTTATTGAACAGTATAAAGAATATTTACCTGTAACAGAGAAAACACCTAAACTATCATTACTCGAGGGAAATACGCCTCTTATTAAACTAGATAACTTGTCAAAAGAACTTGGAATTGAGCTTTACGGAAAAGTGGAAGGTGCAAATCCGACTGGTTCATTTAAAGATAGAGGAATGGTATTCGCTGTTGCAAAAGCAATCGAAGAAGGAAGCGAATGTGTTATTTGTGCTTCTACAGGAAACACTTCCGCTGCCGCTGCTGCATACGCTGCTCGTGCAGGAATAAAATCCATCGTTGTGATTCCGAAAGGGAAAGTAGCCCTTGGAAAATTAGCACAAGCATGCATGTACGGTTCTAAGATTATTGAAATTGATGGAAACTTTGATGACGCACTACAAATCGTTCGTAACGTAAGTGAAACAACTCCAGTGTCACTTGTTAACTCAGTCAATCCATATCGTATAGAAGGTCAAAAAACAGCTGCTTTTGAAATTGTAGACGCCTTAGGCTCATCTCCAGACTTTTTATGTATTCCAGTGGGAAACGCGGGTAATATTAGCGCTTATTGGAAAGGATTTAAAGAATATAATGAAGTAAAACAATCTGGTTTACCAAAAATGTTTGGTTTTGAAGCAGAAGGTTCCGCTGCAATCGTACAGGGTGCACCGATTGCTAACCCTGAAACAGTTGCAACTGCTATTCGTATTGGGAATCCCGCAAGCTGGTCTTTAGCAGAAGCGGCTCGTGACGAATCTGGTGGTATTATTGATTCTGTGACAGATGAAGAAATTTTAAACGCGTATCAGTTGATTGCTAGTCGAGAAGGTATTTTTGTAGAACCAGGATCAGCCGCTTCTTTAGCAGGCGTTATCAAATCTGTAAACGGTGGAAAAATTCCCGCTGGCAGCAAAGTAGTTACAGTGTTTACTGGTAATGGGTTAAAAGATCCGGATACTGCAATGCAAGTTTCTACAGTTGACTTAGTATCTTTACAAAATGACGAGGAAGCAATTCGTCAATATATTGAGGGAATACTATGA
- the thrB gene encoding homoserine kinase codes for MSKKWSISIPASTANLGPGFDSIGIALDKYLELEVELAVEWKIDNLSENLPIVPNPQDHLIVQAAQKTAQMHGLILPACHVKASSEIPLARGMGSSASAIVAGIELANQVLALELSSHDKLKVATLMEGHPDNAAASIFGGFTISSSAENGEIHVFHAYHIDASFVLFIPNFELKTEAARNVLPESYTRKVSAQASATANLLTAAFLSQSFEQAGIYMEQDLFHEPYRLDLIPQSREIKAQAKKAGAFGTCISGAGPTLLSLVQKGTEEEFVSKLNGIFPDFDLVPVTINRTGIVVSKNKKGSAILVH; via the coding sequence ATGAGTAAAAAATGGTCTATTTCAATACCTGCAAGTACTGCGAACTTAGGCCCTGGTTTTGATTCAATCGGAATTGCATTAGATAAATACCTAGAACTTGAAGTGGAATTAGCTGTTGAATGGAAGATTGATAACTTATCAGAAAATTTACCTATTGTCCCAAATCCACAGGACCATTTAATTGTTCAAGCAGCTCAAAAAACAGCTCAAATGCACGGCCTAATTTTACCAGCGTGTCATGTGAAAGCGAGTAGTGAAATTCCACTTGCACGTGGTATGGGAAGCAGCGCTTCTGCCATTGTTGCTGGAATAGAACTAGCAAATCAAGTCCTAGCGCTCGAGCTTTCTTCGCATGATAAATTAAAGGTAGCGACTCTAATGGAGGGTCACCCGGATAATGCGGCAGCTTCCATATTTGGAGGCTTTACCATCTCTTCTAGTGCAGAAAATGGAGAGATTCATGTTTTTCATGCGTACCATATTGATGCATCTTTTGTTTTATTCATTCCTAATTTTGAATTAAAAACAGAAGCAGCAAGAAATGTGCTACCTGAAAGCTATACACGCAAAGTTTCGGCACAGGCAAGTGCTACAGCAAACTTATTAACAGCTGCTTTTCTTTCCCAATCCTTTGAGCAAGCTGGCATTTATATGGAGCAGGATTTATTTCATGAACCATATCGACTCGATCTGATTCCTCAAAGTAGAGAGATAAAAGCTCAAGCCAAAAAAGCAGGAGCATTTGGCACTTGTATAAGTGGAGCAGGTCCTACGCTTCTATCTCTTGTCCAAAAAGGCACAGAAGAAGAGTTCGTCTCCAAGTTAAACGGAATCTTCCCTGATTTTGACCTTGTACCCGTAACGATCAATCGAACAGGAATTGTTGTATCAAAAAATAAAAAAGGCAGTGCGATTCTCGTTCATTGA
- the zupT gene encoding zinc transporter ZupT codes for MDENVIFALLLTLFAGLATGIGSLLSLLTSRTNTKFLSVALGFSAGVMIYVSLVEIFVKAKDALVVELGATNGYWMTIVGFFGGMIFIAAIDRLLPKLGNPHEVKSVEDMDVEPSNAEYTKLMKMGVFTALAVGIHNFPEGIATFVSALQDPNLGIAIAIAVAIHNIPEGIAVAVPIYYATGSRKKAFKLSFLSGLAEPVGAFLAYLILMPYLNGVMFGVVFAAVAGIMVFVSLDGLLPAAKKYDEAHSSIYGVIAGMMVMAISLVLLA; via the coding sequence ATGGATGAAAATGTAATTTTTGCATTATTACTCACATTATTTGCTGGCCTCGCAACAGGTATTGGGAGTTTACTATCCTTGTTGACTTCCCGAACAAATACGAAGTTTTTATCTGTCGCATTAGGTTTTTCTGCGGGAGTTATGATATACGTATCCTTAGTTGAAATTTTTGTAAAGGCTAAAGATGCATTAGTAGTAGAGCTTGGAGCAACAAACGGATATTGGATGACGATCGTTGGTTTTTTTGGTGGAATGATTTTCATAGCGGCAATAGACCGTCTATTACCTAAGCTAGGTAATCCTCATGAAGTGAAGAGCGTCGAGGATATGGATGTAGAGCCAAGCAATGCTGAGTATACTAAGCTGATGAAAATGGGTGTTTTTACAGCCCTTGCAGTTGGCATTCATAACTTCCCAGAAGGCATTGCTACATTTGTGTCTGCACTGCAAGACCCTAATCTGGGGATAGCAATCGCTATTGCAGTCGCAATCCATAATATTCCTGAAGGGATAGCGGTTGCAGTTCCGATTTACTATGCTACTGGAAGTCGTAAAAAAGCATTTAAGTTATCCTTTCTATCAGGCCTTGCAGAACCAGTAGGAGCTTTTCTCGCTTACTTAATATTAATGCCGTATTTAAATGGAGTTATGTTTGGAGTTGTATTCGCTGCAGTAGCAGGAATTATGGTGTTTGTTTCATTAGACGGTTTATTACCGGCTGCTAAAAAGTATGATGAAGCACATTCTTCTATCTACGGCGTTATCGCTGGAATGATGGTGATGGCTATTAGTCTAGTATTATTAGCATAA
- a CDS encoding uracil-DNA glycosylase yields MFQLPKELMELCINRIEGFPVEGFVKGKGPKKPTLMLIGEAPGENEAIQGVPFIGRAGEELNKSLTSIGLSRDDVYMTSAVRSRPYVWREKKARNGEITKRKYNRPPTQQEIVAHAPILDYELQHIAPMVIVTLGNVGLQRLLGKGEKVSELHGQILNRPIRHLKSLDSTEYVWSTENYVIIPTYHPASVFYRPSNRDFLTEDWLKIGNYIFTSKN; encoded by the coding sequence ATGTTTCAATTACCTAAGGAATTAATGGAACTATGCATAAATAGAATAGAAGGATTCCCGGTAGAAGGCTTTGTGAAAGGAAAAGGTCCGAAAAAACCAACTCTAATGTTAATTGGAGAGGCACCTGGAGAAAATGAGGCGATACAAGGAGTGCCGTTTATCGGAAGGGCAGGGGAAGAATTAAATAAATCACTTACTAGCATAGGATTATCAAGAGATGATGTATATATGACAAGTGCAGTGCGAAGTCGTCCGTATGTATGGAGAGAAAAGAAGGCAAGAAACGGAGAAATAACGAAAAGAAAATATAATCGTCCTCCTACACAGCAAGAAATCGTAGCGCATGCCCCTATTCTAGATTATGAGTTACAACATATAGCTCCTATGGTAATTGTCACGTTGGGTAATGTAGGCCTGCAACGTTTACTTGGTAAAGGGGAAAAAGTATCCGAACTCCATGGTCAAATTTTGAATCGTCCTATACGACATCTAAAATCGCTCGACTCAACCGAATATGTTTGGTCTACAGAGAACTATGTTATTATTCCAACCTACCATCCTGCTTCTGTATTTTATCGTCCTTCTAATCGAGATTTTTTAACAGAAGATTGGCTGAAAATAGGGAATTATATATTCACTTCGAAAAATTAG
- a CDS encoding phosphatase PAP2 family protein: protein MKKWFYPLGLVTLLGFAALFINFTRDEIIQLDHKMANLLGGNQLIIAFHYLGETKLVVVVMLVLLVYLWGRSKNYRGMLFVLFAVGVGNVLNQLIKKWVQRDRPDVPHQLESFSFPSGHAMVGLLYVFTIAYFLTEEQSNKKIRVLIWSGAVILTTMIGLSRIAEYRHYASDVFAGWMVGYTWFVIVALWYEYRKRISKTNEI from the coding sequence GTGAAAAAATGGTTTTATCCACTTGGTTTGGTAACATTGTTAGGATTTGCGGCATTATTTATAAACTTTACTAGAGATGAAATAATTCAACTTGATCATAAAATGGCAAATTTATTAGGGGGCAATCAACTAATTATAGCCTTTCACTATTTAGGCGAAACAAAACTGGTTGTTGTAGTAATGCTAGTTTTACTTGTCTATTTATGGGGACGTTCAAAAAATTATCGTGGCATGCTCTTTGTTTTATTTGCTGTTGGAGTTGGAAATGTTCTGAACCAATTAATTAAAAAATGGGTTCAGCGAGATCGACCAGATGTTCCTCATCAATTAGAGAGCTTTAGTTTTCCTTCTGGGCATGCAATGGTTGGATTACTCTATGTATTTACAATCGCTTATTTTCTAACAGAGGAGCAGTCAAATAAAAAAATACGGGTGCTAATATGGAGCGGAGCAGTCATACTTACGACTATGATTGGTTTGTCTCGCATTGCGGAATATCGTCATTATGCGTCTGATGTATTCGCAGGATGGATGGTTGGTTATACTTGGTTTGTAATTGTTGCATTGTGGTATGAATATAGAAAGAGAATTTCTAAAACGAATGAAATCTAA